A region of Magnetococcales bacterium DNA encodes the following proteins:
- a CDS encoding HAMP domain-containing protein yields the protein MTLSDMRVGPRLGVGFGLILVVILVVFAMIYSAIQETREAALVVKEESLPFSLTAKNMQSDIIELQQWLTDVSATHNPDGFGDAQDAADRFKAGLAKFREMFQSEGASNELRDLKDLDAAFDHLHDVGTRMANAYMKEGLAAGNVVMEAFDGASDQLKDRMNRLIDTQISEANEKSQDILDGADLIASVLFTAGGVAVILSVFIGIILGRSISGPLNMIRSFCERLGEGDLTRQCVLTSKDEVGSMARSLNRAVLKLQETFQDVQRASVTVASGSTELSNAAQIMSEGASNQAASIEETSAAMEEMASNISQNTDNSQQTETIARQASTDASDGGKAVEEAVGAMKEIAEKISIIEEIARQTNLLALNAAIEAARAGEHGKGFAVVAAEVRKLAERSQSAAGEISQLSASSVAVAERAGTIMTKLVPDIQKTAELVQEIAAASQEQNQGTGQINQALQQLDQVIQKNAGASQEMAGTSEELSSQADLLNSATSFFKTSNNPAAVAQAHRAPARQKSLPAPRRAALPAPSQGGGGANLDMGMGGGDSDSDFENF from the coding sequence ATGACTCTGAGCGATATGCGGGTGGGTCCAAGGTTGGGGGTGGGGTTTGGTCTGATTCTGGTGGTTATCCTGGTAGTCTTTGCCATGATCTATTCCGCCATTCAGGAGACCCGGGAAGCGGCGTTGGTCGTGAAAGAGGAGTCTCTGCCCTTTTCACTCACCGCCAAAAACATGCAGTCGGATATCATTGAGCTTCAGCAGTGGCTGACCGATGTTTCCGCCACCCACAATCCCGATGGCTTTGGAGATGCCCAGGATGCGGCTGACCGTTTCAAGGCGGGGCTGGCTAAATTTCGGGAAATGTTTCAGTCGGAAGGGGCCAGCAACGAGCTGCGGGATCTGAAGGATCTGGATGCGGCCTTCGATCATCTCCATGATGTGGGCACACGTATGGCCAACGCCTATATGAAGGAGGGCTTGGCCGCCGGTAACGTGGTGATGGAAGCCTTTGACGGGGCCAGTGATCAGCTCAAAGATCGCATGAACCGCCTCATCGACACCCAGATCAGTGAGGCCAACGAAAAATCCCAGGATATTTTGGATGGGGCCGATCTCATCGCTTCGGTGCTCTTTACCGCCGGTGGGGTTGCCGTCATTCTCAGCGTGTTCATCGGTATCATCCTGGGCCGTTCCATTTCAGGCCCCCTCAACATGATCCGTTCTTTTTGTGAACGCCTTGGGGAAGGGGACCTCACCCGGCAATGTGTCCTGACCAGCAAGGACGAGGTGGGTTCGATGGCCCGGAGCCTTAACCGTGCAGTGCTCAAATTGCAGGAGACCTTCCAGGATGTGCAGCGGGCCTCGGTGACGGTGGCCAGTGGCTCCACAGAGCTTTCCAACGCAGCCCAAATCATGTCCGAAGGGGCCAGCAATCAGGCGGCCTCCATTGAGGAGACCTCTGCGGCCATGGAAGAGATGGCCTCCAATATTTCTCAAAATACCGACAACTCCCAGCAGACCGAAACCATCGCCCGTCAGGCCTCCACGGATGCTTCTGATGGTGGCAAGGCGGTGGAGGAGGCGGTGGGGGCGATGAAGGAGATCGCGGAAAAAATTTCCATCATTGAGGAGATCGCCCGCCAGACCAACCTGCTGGCTTTGAACGCTGCTATTGAGGCGGCCCGGGCCGGGGAGCATGGTAAGGGGTTTGCGGTGGTGGCGGCAGAGGTGCGCAAGCTGGCGGAGCGCTCCCAGTCAGCCGCTGGAGAGATCTCTCAGCTCTCCGCTTCCAGTGTGGCGGTGGCGGAGCGGGCGGGTACCATCATGACCAAGCTCGTGCCCGACATCCAAAAAACCGCCGAACTGGTTCAGGAAATTGCGGCTGCCAGCCAGGAGCAGAATCAGGGTACCGGGCAGATCAATCAGGCGTTGCAGCAGCTGGATCAGGTGATTCAAAAAAATGCCGGGGCTTCCCAGGAGATGGCGGGTACTTCCGAAGAGCTTTCCTCCCAGGCGGATCTGCTCAACAGCGCCACCTCCTTTTTCAAAACCAGTAACAACCCGGCCGCCGTCGCCCAGGCCCACCGCGCCCCAGCCCGTCAGAAATCTCTTCCAGCCCCACGCCGCGCAGCACTCCCGGCTCCCAGTCAAGGGGGGGGAGGGGCCAATCTGGATATGGGGATGGGGGGAGGGGATTCTGATAGTGACTTCGAAAACTTCTAG
- the pdxA gene encoding 4-hydroxythreonine-4-phosphate dehydrogenase PdxA has translation MGDPAGVGPEVLIKAHAGRSCSAPWLWIGDPDLLPWTASRLDLDLNFQVVTTPEEACQLPPECLAVLPAAHSLALATLTFGQPNPRHAPAVVASIQKAVELALAGRVAAVVTPPIHKAVLFEAGFDYPGHTEMLGHFTHTPHPVMMLAGEGLRVVPATIHQSLKSVPHALTREALFRVMETTLTALQRDFAMPSPRLAVAGLNPHAGEEGAFGREEIEVIRPVCEALAEKYPGTIRGPLPADTLFHAAARSSYDAVICMYHDQALIPLKMLAFGQAANITLGLPIVRTSVDHGTAFDIAGKGLADPRSLHHAVDLASRISKNRLMIDK, from the coding sequence ATGGGGGATCCCGCCGGGGTGGGGCCGGAAGTGCTCATCAAGGCCCATGCAGGGCGTTCCTGTTCTGCTCCCTGGCTTTGGATCGGCGATCCCGATCTGCTTCCCTGGACCGCAAGCCGCCTTGATCTTGATCTGAATTTCCAAGTGGTGACGACTCCGGAGGAGGCCTGTCAGCTGCCTCCTGAATGTTTGGCTGTTTTGCCTGCGGCCCACTCCCTGGCGCTGGCAACCCTCACCTTTGGCCAACCAAACCCCCGGCACGCTCCGGCTGTGGTGGCCTCCATCCAAAAAGCGGTAGAGCTGGCCTTGGCCGGTCGTGTGGCAGCAGTGGTCACTCCCCCCATTCACAAAGCCGTTTTGTTCGAAGCGGGCTTCGACTATCCCGGCCACACCGAAATGCTGGGACATTTTACCCACACCCCCCATCCGGTGATGATGTTGGCCGGTGAGGGGCTGCGGGTGGTGCCAGCGACGATTCATCAATCCCTGAAAAGCGTCCCACACGCTTTGACCCGGGAGGCGCTTTTTCGGGTGATGGAGACCACACTCACGGCTCTTCAGAGGGATTTTGCCATGCCTTCTCCCCGTTTGGCCGTGGCCGGACTCAACCCCCATGCCGGGGAGGAGGGGGCTTTTGGCCGGGAGGAGATCGAGGTGATCCGGCCTGTGTGTGAGGCCCTGGCCGAAAAATATCCAGGCACGATCCGAGGTCCCCTGCCCGCCGATACCCTGTTTCATGCAGCGGCACGATCCAGCTACGATGCCGTCATCTGCATGTATCACGACCAAGCCCTGATTCCTCTTAAAATGCTTGCCTTTGGCCAGGCCGCCAACATCACCCTGGGATTGCCCATAGTTCGCACCAGTGTTGATCATGGCACCGCTTTTGATATCGCTGGCAAAGGGCTGGCCGACCCCCGCTCTTTACATCATGCTGTTGACTTGGCTTCACGCATCTCCAAAAACAGACTGATGATTGACAAATGA
- a CDS encoding peptidylprolyl isomerase: MKTVLSGGRSGLLPMILLAAFFWIPPAHAELLDRIAAIVEARDLSGTEAETDIITESEIAEMARPILMKFKDSGTPVDPLKIRKRVLDELVMRKIRDQKAKQLGVAVTEEDLQRIMAKVEADNNLPPGSLPEALAQQGMSLSKYRRTLHDQLLQGRLINKVISKLVTVSEEEIQDLYRTTLKDKGVEEIHLAQILLSIPDDASAKELEAVRLKAIDLIGQLKGGASFATLASQHSDDPGGLEGGEMGWFKRGELLPEMEEVVFPLKKGSVSPPYRSGQGYHIFQMIDRRMVMKGDASTTQLRIKARHILLKVLEEGGTDAEERARNRLEAIRKEALEGTPFADLARQYSDDDTASDGGDLGWFARGVMVPEFDDVVFNLEPGQVSEPIRTGFGWHLAFVEEKGTLDPNSLAAQHDSLKERLMQAKLQSRYRQWLRDIRMRAFVELR, translated from the coding sequence ATGAAAACAGTGCTCTCAGGGGGGCGCTCGGGCCTCTTGCCGATGATTCTACTGGCGGCTTTTTTCTGGATTCCCCCGGCCCACGCCGAACTTCTCGACCGCATCGCGGCCATCGTCGAAGCCCGTGATTTGAGTGGTACAGAGGCTGAGACCGACATTATTACCGAATCTGAAATAGCCGAGATGGCCAGGCCTATCCTGATGAAATTCAAGGATTCCGGCACGCCGGTGGATCCCCTCAAGATCCGCAAGCGGGTTTTGGATGAACTGGTCATGCGCAAGATTCGGGATCAGAAGGCCAAACAGCTGGGCGTGGCGGTGACCGAAGAGGATCTTCAGCGGATCATGGCCAAGGTGGAGGCAGACAACAATCTGCCCCCCGGCTCCCTGCCCGAGGCTCTGGCCCAGCAGGGGATGTCTCTGAGTAAATATCGCCGAACCCTCCACGATCAACTCCTCCAGGGTCGCCTGATCAACAAAGTCATCTCCAAGCTGGTAACGGTCTCCGAGGAGGAAATTCAGGATCTCTATCGCACCACTCTGAAGGATAAGGGGGTGGAGGAGATCCATCTGGCGCAGATTTTACTTTCCATACCCGATGATGCCTCTGCCAAGGAATTGGAGGCGGTCCGCCTGAAAGCCATTGATCTTATCGGTCAGCTCAAGGGTGGGGCCTCCTTCGCCACCCTGGCCAGCCAACACTCCGATGACCCCGGGGGGCTCGAAGGGGGTGAAATGGGCTGGTTCAAACGGGGAGAGCTGCTGCCGGAAATGGAAGAGGTGGTTTTTCCTCTGAAAAAAGGCTCTGTCAGTCCACCCTATCGCTCGGGTCAGGGATATCACATCTTTCAGATGATTGATCGGCGCATGGTGATGAAGGGCGACGCATCCACCACCCAGCTTCGGATCAAAGCCCGCCATATTTTGCTCAAGGTGCTTGAAGAGGGTGGAACCGATGCCGAGGAGAGAGCCCGCAACAGATTGGAAGCCATTCGCAAGGAAGCCCTGGAAGGGACACCCTTTGCGGATCTGGCCCGGCAATATTCCGATGATGATACCGCCTCGGATGGCGGGGATCTGGGCTGGTTTGCCCGAGGGGTGATGGTGCCGGAATTTGATGATGTGGTCTTCAATCTGGAACCGGGGCAGGTGAGCGAACCGATTCGAACCGGCTTTGGCTGGCATCTGGCCTTTGTCGAGGAGAAGGGGACCCTGGATCCCAACTCCCTGGCGGCTCAACATGACAGCCTCAAGGAGCGGTTGATGCAGGCCAAGCTCCAATCCCGCTATCGCCAGTGGCTCCGGGATATCCGCATGCGGGCCTTTGTGGAGCTGCGTTGA
- a CDS encoding LPS-assembly protein LptD: MSNTPATGSSLAAGSHAPATVNRVPGHSSASRVLALCCLFSLFPLPAVAEDELPLDIEADRMDHSSDGQVITATGNVKIMQGKRFEITSDTASYHIIDKKITADGNIRLNREGDIFTSERVELNVDDQRGNIHDVRMDMVGPGGIATAKTVAVHDRNSLTLQEATYTNCDCEEPPWHIRSEEIQVNREENSVTAKNVTLRLGDVPVLYSPWWRQPLRPERKSGFLIPSLRVSGGNGLVAEVPYYWNIAPERDATLAVRGISRRGVMGRLQYRYLGKDYAGFLETYHIQDEQEEEYRGLTVFKHSQRLGAWSLNANINASRSRDFINDFEQDVVDPDAHRLESFVTFDRLELEEDGFTAVQAGVRWNQDLEADSDINTTQQLPFISLTSETMLKSIGENWRVTSDLGFDNFYQMAGDSTQRVDIAPTLRYERPLHFGRISAAAGVRETFYWVNGNPAEAGDEPAREQSREAAMVSLRLDGNLSRNYGSQGGEGGFSKVKHTIEPTVQYVLNSSSDQSRVPDYDATLRNFATTNLFAENRYSGVDRLSTGHWISYGVTSRLIGRFAEDDPVRELATLTVGQRWAPAGHREYQNEEAFSDIVAGLEVDLSEYWSAAAGGRFNHDDGKIPNTDVSLKFHTPRNDWLELGYHRNQPDQISGLEEEGNEDIEDLTLDGALHLSENWLWTQEADYSLMNDNIKSWKSGLRYEHDCWSLDLFGGRSLSSDTDEHGGGFVGFLINLRGLGGYGVNS, encoded by the coding sequence ATGAGCAACACCCCAGCCACGGGCAGCAGCCTAGCTGCGGGTAGCCACGCCCCAGCCACGGTCAACAGAGTGCCCGGCCACTCTTCGGCAAGCAGAGTGCTGGCGCTGTGTTGTCTGTTTTCCCTCTTTCCACTCCCCGCCGTCGCTGAGGATGAACTCCCTCTCGACATCGAAGCGGACCGGATGGACCACTCCAGTGACGGCCAGGTGATTACCGCTACCGGCAACGTGAAGATCATGCAGGGCAAGCGATTTGAAATCACCTCCGATACCGCCAGCTATCATATTATCGATAAAAAAATCACTGCTGACGGTAACATTCGACTCAACCGTGAGGGAGATATTTTTACCTCGGAGCGGGTGGAATTGAATGTGGATGATCAGCGAGGCAACATTCACGACGTGCGCATGGACATGGTCGGCCCCGGAGGGATCGCCACCGCCAAGACCGTCGCGGTGCACGACCGCAACAGCCTCACCCTCCAGGAAGCCACCTACACCAACTGTGACTGTGAAGAGCCTCCCTGGCACATCCGTTCCGAGGAGATCCAGGTCAATCGGGAGGAAAACAGCGTCACCGCCAAAAATGTCACCCTGCGCCTGGGGGATGTGCCGGTCCTCTATAGCCCCTGGTGGCGTCAGCCCCTGCGCCCGGAGCGAAAAAGCGGTTTTCTCATTCCCTCCCTGCGGGTGAGTGGCGGCAACGGCCTGGTGGCGGAGGTTCCCTACTATTGGAACATCGCTCCGGAGCGGGATGCGACTCTCGCGGTGCGGGGCATCAGTCGCCGAGGGGTGATGGGACGGCTGCAATACCGCTATCTGGGTAAGGATTATGCCGGCTTTCTGGAGACTTATCACATCCAGGACGAGCAGGAAGAGGAGTATCGCGGGCTGACGGTGTTTAAACACAGCCAGCGCCTGGGCGCGTGGAGTCTCAACGCCAACATCAACGCCAGTCGCAGTCGGGATTTTATCAACGATTTTGAGCAGGATGTCGTGGACCCCGATGCCCATCGGTTGGAATCTTTCGTGACCTTCGACCGTCTGGAGCTGGAGGAAGACGGTTTTACAGCGGTACAGGCCGGGGTTCGTTGGAACCAGGATCTGGAAGCTGACAGCGATATCAACACCACCCAGCAGCTGCCCTTCATCTCCCTCACCAGTGAGACGATGTTAAAATCCATTGGTGAAAACTGGCGGGTTACGAGCGATTTGGGGTTTGATAATTTTTATCAAATGGCTGGGGATTCCACCCAACGGGTCGATATCGCCCCCACCCTGCGCTATGAACGTCCGCTGCATTTTGGTCGCATCAGTGCCGCAGCCGGGGTGCGAGAGACCTTCTATTGGGTCAACGGCAATCCGGCAGAAGCCGGGGATGAACCCGCCCGTGAGCAATCCCGGGAAGCCGCCATGGTGAGCTTGCGCCTGGATGGCAATCTCTCCCGCAACTATGGCAGCCAGGGCGGCGAAGGTGGGTTCAGCAAGGTCAAACACACCATCGAGCCCACGGTGCAGTATGTCCTCAACTCTTCCAGCGACCAGAGCCGGGTGCCGGACTATGACGCTACCCTGCGCAACTTTGCCACCACCAATCTTTTCGCTGAAAACCGCTATTCCGGGGTGGATCGCCTCTCCACCGGCCATTGGATCAGTTACGGCGTTACTTCCAGGCTGATCGGTCGATTTGCTGAAGATGACCCGGTGCGGGAGCTGGCGACTCTCACCGTGGGGCAGCGCTGGGCGCCGGCGGGACATCGGGAATATCAAAACGAAGAGGCCTTTTCCGACATCGTGGCCGGGCTGGAAGTGGATCTTTCCGAATATTGGTCTGCCGCTGCCGGAGGCCGCTTTAACCACGATGACGGCAAAATTCCCAACACCGACGTCTCCCTCAAGTTTCACACCCCCCGCAACGATTGGCTGGAGCTGGGTTACCACCGCAACCAGCCCGATCAGATATCGGGGCTGGAAGAAGAGGGGAATGAGGATATCGAGGATCTCACCCTGGACGGCGCCTTGCATCTGAGTGAAAACTGGCTCTGGACCCAGGAAGCGGACTATTCCTTGATGAACGATAACATCAAAAGCTGGAAATCAGGTCTGCGCTATGAGCACGACTGCTGGAGCCTGGACCTGTTTGGTGGACGCAGCCTCTCTTCAGATACGGACGAGCATGGGGGCGGTTTTGTGGGCTTCCTGATCAACCTCCGTGGTTTGGGAGGGTATGGTGTCAACTCTTGA
- a CDS encoding bifunctional folylpolyglutamate synthase/dihydrofolate synthase translates to MNPRLAKLLEIAENHGAQAVFLGLERINQLLDRLQSPHLGLTPIHVAGTNGKGSVIAFLAEIFQQAGLTTGSYTSPHLARFNERIRLNGAEISDEQLIPLLERTLRACSGVDETYFEITTACALLHFAHLKPDITLLETGLGGRLDATSVVTPGLCLITPISLDHQAFLGESLVEIAREKAGIIKPGVAVVADPGSESAREVIDTRARSLGAPLILRGRDYDFIEGVGGAWTYTDHAGAITLPHPGLRGRHQLQNAALAVAAIRHLPKKNRAVPNDFPSDMAISEEVIRQGIHQARWPGRLEFFPGAPPIWLDGAHNPQGARVLKEALLDGEAGKGATLLIFSAFEDKDIPAMVRELAPLAQRILVVGSSGPRGLTGERIARFWPAGEGMVTSHATAAEALATARLEASPSQRVVVAGSLHLVGAVRSLLNA, encoded by the coding sequence ATGAACCCACGCCTGGCCAAGCTTCTGGAGATCGCTGAAAACCACGGTGCCCAGGCGGTTTTTTTGGGCCTGGAGCGGATCAACCAGCTCCTTGACCGCCTGCAATCCCCACACCTGGGACTCACCCCCATCCACGTTGCCGGAACCAACGGCAAAGGCTCTGTGATCGCCTTTTTGGCGGAAATTTTTCAGCAGGCGGGTTTGACCACCGGCAGCTATACCTCTCCCCATCTGGCACGTTTTAACGAACGCATTCGTTTGAATGGCGCTGAAATCTCCGATGAGCAGCTGATTCCCTTGCTGGAGCGCACTTTGAGGGCCTGCTCTGGGGTGGATGAGACCTATTTTGAGATCACCACAGCCTGTGCCCTGCTCCATTTTGCCCATCTGAAACCCGATATCACACTCCTGGAGACCGGCCTGGGGGGGCGTCTGGATGCCACCAGTGTTGTCACACCCGGTCTGTGCCTCATCACCCCCATCAGTTTGGATCACCAGGCCTTTCTGGGAGAGAGCCTGGTGGAGATCGCCCGGGAAAAGGCGGGGATTATCAAGCCTGGGGTAGCGGTGGTGGCTGATCCTGGTTCAGAGTCAGCCCGGGAGGTTATCGACACCCGGGCGCGTTCCCTGGGAGCCCCTTTGATTCTGAGAGGTCGGGATTATGATTTTATCGAAGGGGTTGGTGGAGCGTGGACTTATACCGATCATGCCGGCGCCATCACCCTGCCGCACCCAGGGTTGAGAGGTCGCCATCAACTGCAAAATGCAGCTCTCGCGGTTGCGGCCATCCGGCACCTGCCCAAAAAAAACCGTGCGGTGCCAAATGATTTTCCGTCAGATATGGCCATATCGGAAGAGGTCATACGCCAAGGCATCCACCAGGCCCGATGGCCGGGGCGGTTGGAATTTTTTCCGGGAGCCCCCCCCATCTGGCTGGATGGCGCTCACAATCCACAAGGGGCTCGGGTGTTGAAGGAAGCCCTGCTGGATGGAGAGGCGGGTAAGGGTGCGACCCTGCTGATTTTTTCCGCCTTTGAGGATAAGGATATCCCGGCCATGGTCAGGGAGTTGGCTCCTCTTGCCCAGCGGATTTTGGTGGTAGGGAGCAGCGGGCCACGGGGGTTGACGGGTGAGCGGATTGCTCGATTTTGGCCCGCTGGGGAGGGGATGGTTACCAGCCACGCCACGGCAGCAGAAGCCTTGGCCACGGCCCGCTTGGAGGCTTCCCCATCCCAGAGGGTGGTGGTGGCGGGCTCTCTCCACCTGGTGGGGGCTGTTCGGTCCCTGTTAAACGCATGA